The Propionispora vibrioides genomic sequence GTTTCACAGCCTTCATCCACTTTAAAAGCATGAGAGCCAAATACCTCGGAAGTAGAAAAATCCATGAAACGTTCAACATTGCCGGCCTTTCGGGCTGCTTCCAAAATGTTTGCAGTACCCAACATGTTGACACGCATGGTATTAACCGGATTTTTCACCGTATTGTCAATTCCAGCAATAGCAGCCGCGTGTACTACTATTTGAGCATCTTTGATTGAGTTTTCCAATAAGGCTAAATCCAATATATCTCCTTTAACTAAGGTTAAATTAGGATGATTGGCATAATCCTTTTCCCCTAATGAATTACGCTCAAGATTATCATAAGCAATAATTTTATTATCATGAATTAATCTGCCAATTAACGTTGAACCAATAAACCCAGCTCCACCAGTTATGAAGATTCTTTTCCCTTGAATCATTTTTCTTCTCCTTGTTTCCTATTGCAGTGTTTACTTTTAAATATTGTATTGATCGGACTTATACACACTCAAATTATTCTGCATCCAATCAATCGTCTCTCTCAGTCCTTGATCAAGCGAATATTGTGGACACCAATTCGTTAATTGCATCATCTTTTGATTATCAGCCCAAAGTCGATTAACTTCACTTTTTTCAGGCCTTAACCTTTCTTCATCACAAATAACTTTAACAGAGCAAGCTGTTAACCCAATAATTTTTCCAACTAGGTCACCAATGCTAATCTCTCTATTAGATCCAACATTAATCACTTCTCCAATTGTATTTTCACTCTTAGCAATTTCAACAAATCCCGCAACTGTATCTTTTACATAATTGAAGTCTCGTGTAGGCGAAATTTTTCCTAATTTTAACGTTTTCTTTCCTGAAAGTATTTGTGAGATAATAGTAGGAATAACTGCTCTTGCCGATTGTCTGGGACCATATGTATTAAATGGCCGGATAGTTGCCACCGGCAAATTAAAACTTTTATAATAACTTTCTACCATTTTATCAGCACCAATTTTTGACGCAGCATAAGGTGATTGACCTTGCAATGGATGTCTTTCATTAATAGGCACGTATAGGGCCGTTCCATAGGTCTCCGAGGTTGATGTGTGAACAATCTTTTCTATACCATTTTCTTTGCAAGCCTCTAATACGTTTGTAGTTCCTTCAACATTAGTCCTTACGTACGCCATAGGCGATAAATAAGAATAGGGGATGGCAATAAGTGCCGCAAGATGAAACACAACCTGTTGCCCTTTTATAAATTTATTAATGCAATCATACTCTCTGATATCACCGGTTACTACTTTTAATTGACTTTTAATATCTTTATCAAAGGCATCTATCCAACCCCAGTTATTAAACGAATTATATTGAACTAATGCAGTTACTTCAGCACCATTCCTCACTAAATCTTCAACCAAATGACTACCAATAAACCCTTCGCCACCGGTGACCAAAACCTTTTTTCCTGCCAGCTCCATAATTTCACATCCTATAAATTGTCATTCATAAACTCCAGGCAGTAATTTACTTTTCATAACTTCAAATTCCTCTTGCGCTTTGCCATAATCAGCATGAGTACCTAAATCCAGCCAGTAATCTTCAGAAACAAACCCAACTATTTTTTGATTTTCCTGCAATAACTGCTGTATTAAATCGGGAAAATCCAGCCGTTTACCTGTTGGGATATATTTTAATACTTCTGGCTGAAATACATTAACACCGATACTTACCAAATAGTCCATCGTAGGTTTTTCTGTAATTTTTTCTATCTGCATATTACTATTAAGATTTATAACTCCCGAATCAATTTTAACCTTTTTCTTATTGCTCGCAACTGTTATTAAGCCTTGATTCACTCTATGAAACTCCATTAGATTTTTATAATTTAATGTAGTCAGCGTATCACCATTAATTACAATGAATGGATCGGTAAGATTTTTAACCAAGGACAAGGCCCCAACTGTTCCTAAAGGTTCTGATTCCCGAACGAATTCAATATTTGCCCTTACACGCCCTTTTATAGTGGCATTATAATAAGCCTCTATTAGCTCACCTAGATAACCCAGACTAATGATGATCCGGTCAAACCCATAATAATCAAGTTGTTGAATTATAATATCAATGATCGGCTTATTACCTAATGGCACAAGCGGTTTAGGAAAAACAGTACTATAGGGAGCTAGCCTCGTTCCTTTTCCACCAGCTAAAATTATGGCATCCATAAAAGCTCCTTTACTTGCCAAATATTTTTTCTATCTCCATTTTCATACTTTGAATTTCCGTTAAATACCTACTATCTGTTTTTAAACTAGCATCCAGATATTCTTTTACCTTCAAAGCCAAGGGCTCTGTATAACTTTTAATCTCCTCATCTGAGACACTGATACTTGAGCCATCCCAAGGTTTAAATTCATTAGTATTATAATATCTAAACAAATTCATGTAATGAACTGTTATTAGATACAACTTTGTTGCTTGTCGATAAGAATTACCCTTTAATTCCTTCCAAGGGATTTCATCAAAATAAATTTCCTCAGAGAAATTTGCAATGATGTATTCTAAAACCGAAATGATTGACTTAACTCTACTTCGTATATCATAGGTCATATTTTTTGCATGATGCCGATAACAAATCATATTTTTATCTAAATACTTATACTTAAACCCATTTTTAATATAAATTAATGAATTTAAAGTATCGCCTGCTACCCTATTCTCTTTATCATCATACCATGATAAATTATTTTTGCGATAGAAACTCATCCTATACAACCCTGCTGTCACAGGTAATACTCCAGATCCACCACGAACAAAAGTATTTTTTACAACCTCATTAATATTATATTGTTGATAAGTCCATACTCCTGTAGGTTCTTCAACTTCATTAACAATTTGCAAATTGCCAAATACATAATCTAATTCCAGATTAGAGGATAATTCCTGCAAAAATTCATTAATTACCTTTGGATTAGCCAAATAATCGTCTGCAGAAAGATAAAGAAGAAATTCTCCACAAGCTTGTTGAATACTTTCTTGTATACTGAGAACTGCACTACCACTATTCTTCTTATGTACAATACTTCTTACATTGGGATATTTTTGTTCGTATTTTTGAATCAATTCTATTGATCCATCCGTTGAACAATCATCAATAATCATAATTTCAATATTGTCGTATGTTTGATCTAAAACGGATTGAATCGCTCGTTTCAAGTGTTGTTTATAATTGTAATTGGTTATCGCCACTGTAACAAGCGGCTGGGAAATCAAAAAATCTCGAGATTTTTTTTCTTCCTCGAATGATCTTAGAACTCCGTTAATTCTCTCTAATTGCCTTGAATTACTATAATTATCAACAATATATTTTCGATATTCTTCCGATTTATAAGAAGCAGTTCTGACCATTTTAACTGCTTCATCTAGTGTATTCCATACATATTGTTCGTTATATACTTGTTTAGCACCTACAAAGTTATGAATAATAGGCTTTATACCTTTGCACATGCCTTCCATAACGGTTAGATGCTGTCCTTCAAGCAAACTTGTCGATAAAATGTAATCTTTATCCTCCAGCCATTCATTAACATCTTTTACACGTCCGGTATAAGAAATATTATTTTCCAGCTTCATTTCCCTGATCATTTGCTGAAAATACAAAATATACCGTTGATCCTGGAACTCACCGCAAATATGTAATTTATAACGTGGATCTTTTTGCACAAGTGCATGGATAAAATGAATTAAAAGCATTGGACCCTTTTTATAGTTGATATAACCAATATAGGCTATGTTAAATCCTCTTTTTCTTTCCCTGAAAACAAATTGTTCTGTATCTACACCTACAGGTATTAACACTATCTTATTTTGATCAATATCAATATTTTTAATAACAACATCTCTAATATGTGCTACATCGCAAATCAAAGTGTTTACTGTATTCCAATCAACTTGCTGAGGCAAGTCAGTAAAAGCTTCATAGCTATGCAAACGACAAATTATTTTTCTTTCTTTAGCAAGCAGAAGCTTGCTGGCAAAAATAATGAGTTCATCGCACCATTCAAACCAACAAATATCTGCCTCTAACATTTCAATTTCAATTTGTTTAAAATTAGTAACCACAACTTTTTTCACTTCATAATCCGAACTTAATCCAACAACGATATTCCCCAGAAAGCTATCCATTCCTGTTTTTACAAAAAAAGCTATCTTTCTTTTATTAACTGCATTTTTATCTATGCTTATCTCAGTTATAGGCTGCAAACGACGCAAAACTTTCTCAACAAGTTTTTTTTGCATATGATTAGAAGCAGCATCTTTTGCTTTTAAATAGAATTGCCAAGATAATTCCTGACTCTTCTCCATCTCATATATATATCCTAATTGGTAAAGCAAGTCAAAATTATTTTTATCAACGAACAACCCTGTTTCAATTAAGCGCTTAGCATCATCAATCATATCTCGAGTAAGTAAGCTTGTTGCCTGAACACCATAAATCTCACAATCATCCTGAACAATTGCTATATATTGATTAAAAAGTTGATCCGCCTTACCATATTCTTTTTTATCAATCAACTGAACAATATTATTTTTAATTTGGGCACGCATATCTTTTATTTCGTCTGACATCATTATCACACTTTCAACGTTTTATGTTATTCCAATTTAATAAAATCTTCGATTCTAGCAAAACGGATTCAAGGTCATCGGATACTAACGACTTATATTGATTCAAAATATCTTTAGCCTCACTCATTTTACCAGATTCAATAAGTTGGTTTATAGTTGCCTTTACTTGTTTCTTGTAACCTTCAAACTCCTGTTGTTTTCCACTAGACTCGTTTTTTATTTCTTTAACCAGCAATTCAACACTACGTTTCATCCCTGGGAAAGCCTGCAGAGCCAATCGTAAATATCTTACATATTCCCTCTGTTGTTTAGAATATTTTTGGGCATTATGCATATATAATAAAAACACTTCTTCATCATTTTTTACTTCATAAATCATATTTTCATCTAATATGGGGGGATTGTAAATCATTCGCAAATAACCAATTCCGTCTTGAAGATATCTTTCAAAGGTTTTCCGATATTGGTCTTCACTCAATCCATCAACTAGCAATGCACAGCGAGCTATAGTTTTGCCTAGCTTATACTCCTGTATGCTTACCGAATCAGTATATTTAAGCAAATAGCGATATAATACTTCCCCTAGATCATCGTATTGCTTATCAATATATTCCAAGGCACAAGTAAGCCATATTTCCTTATAATCTTTTATACTTTTTTCCAGAGGATAGTGCCATTTTAATAAATAATACAAAATTCCACTGCAATACACAGGCAATGTGTCCAGAGTAATCATTGATGCCGCTTGCTGCGTCTTTTCTGTAATATATCCCTCATGGTCCTCGATGATCAAATCACATAGTAAGCCATATTCCTGCCCAATATTCTGAAACGCCTTGGCTATGCCCAATTTTGCCTGTTCTTCACCTATTTCATTTAACTGCTTCATCAATTGGTCCAGAAAGCCATTCTTCTCTTCTTCCGCAATCCAAAGGTCATAATGCGACCGCACCCCTTCATAATTATGCACTGCAAGGTATAGATAAGTAATATCTGATATATTTCTTTTTACAAGTTGCACATCTGTCAACTTTTCAACACAGTCTATCGCTTTTTGATAATCCTGCCGCTCTTTATATAAACGTAGTAAATTACTATACACAATCTGCTGGCATCCCAATGTATATTCAATAATCGTAACATCTTTCTCTGATTGTTTTTCTCTTTCTATCAACAGATCAAGATATTTCTCATAATAAGCAATAGCCTCATTATGATTATTTAAAAGAGCCTGCGATTCTGCATAATAATAATAAACATCTAAATAGCCGTCTTTAATTGATAATGCTTCCCGACAAACTTCCGCGACTTTTTCATATAGACTTTCATGTTGATAAACCAGAATTAAATGCAAAAGAACAAACATATAGTTTGGTGTTCGTTTTTCTGGCAGTAGAGAATATGCCTTTTCCGCATATTCTATCGCTTCCTTATAATCGTTGTGCATAGCATAGGTAACAGATAATTGTGTCCAATAGTAAATATTTTCGGGATCCTTTTCAAGTTCTTGCTTTAATATTGCGCCGGTCCGCAAGAACTTCCGTTCCATTAGTTCTTTATCGGTTGCCACATAACCATAATGAAGTAAATACACCTCCGGCATGGCCAACGCCTCTCCCTTAAACTTAGCCTGGTTATGTATGGCTCCCTCAAAATGAAAATATTTATCATTTTTAAACATCCGGAAGCCTACCATGGTAGAATACGCATGGGGATCTTCCGTATTTACTATATTTTTGGTGGTAAATGCGACAGTAGCATATTGATTGCGCTTTGGTGATTTTAAGAAATCAATTAAAGGCTGATAATTATGCAATTCCTCATCTGCATCTATAATTAAGATCCATTCACTTTTACTGTATTTTATGGTTATGTTACGCATCTCAGAGAAGTTGTTCTGCCAAGGGTGGAAATATACCTGATCTGTAAATCTCTTAGCAATTTCCACTGTACTATCTTCCGACCCTGTATCTACAACAATCAGTTCCGAAGGAAAAGCATCACGCATAGGCTGGAGACTTTTTAAGCAGCGTTCCAGATTTTTTTCTTCATTTTTTACCATCATACATATACTAAGTCTTGGTTTCATCAGTAAAGCCTCCCAATTAAACGTGAATTGATAATAGCCTTTATACAAAACTACTATATAATTCTCTATACAGACTACAATCCCTTTGCTATCAGATTTAAAAAGAGACTCTGGAAGTTTCCAGAGTCTCTTTTAAGTTGTAACTTCTTAACCTTGCAGCAATTGAAGAACTGATTGCGGTTGTTGATTGGCTTTAGCCAGCATGGCCGTAGCAGCCTGTTGCAGGATGTTGTTTTTCTGATAAGTCATCATTTCGGAAGACATATCTACATCGCGGATACGAGCTTCGGATGCAGTAATGTTTTCATTTGAAGTATTCAAGTTGTCAATCGTATTGGTTAAGCGATTCTGATAAGCACCAAGCTGTGAACGCTGTGCCGATACCGTATTGATTGCTTTATCAATTGCAGTAATTGCCTTGTTGGCATTATCCTGAGTACTAACATTAATACCGGCAACTACATTAGCATTAGCCGCTACATTTTTGTTATTTAGAATAGCAGCAGTTGAAACCGTTGACTTAGACACAAAAGAAGCAGTCGAAGCCGTTGCACCCAGCTTGCTATAATCAAAGGACAAAGATACTGTCTGATCCAAATTGCTATCGCCAACAGCAGCAGCCGTATCTCCCTTATGAACAGTTACTGTTGAACCGACATTTGAGGTTCCCTGCATAAGTTGGAGAGTTGTCTGCGCAGCTTTAACACTAAAGCTATAAGTATCGCCAGCCGTAATTGTACCTGCGGCAAACTTCAAGTTAATACCATCAACTTTCACACCGGATGTAAACGTTCCATTCACCGTCGTCCAGCTTGTACCATTATCCGTTGAGTAAGTAATACTGTTAACCGCAGTACCTGCTGTATTAACGCTCGCAACTTTCACTAAGTAGTTTGCATCCGTTGTTCCAGAATAGCTGGTAACCGAGCTAATTTGTAAAGATGCGGCAGCAACAGACGCTGAATTTTTATATGTTTGCGATTTTGCAACACTTAAAGTAGCAGCAGTCTGACTAACAACCTTAACAGTATAAGAAGTTTTATCAGTTAAGCTTCTGGACACACTAGAAATGTTTAATCCAGTAGTTCCAGCTTTAACGGAAGCAGCCGTAATAATGTTGCTAGCTACGCCCAATGTTTGCGCATCCATAGCACTAACTGAAACATCAATATTTTGGTTAGCATTGGCACCGATATGGAAAGTGTCACTCAAGCCACCAGCAAGTAGGTTCTGGGTATTGAACTCGGTCGTATTGGAGATACGACTGATTTCTTTAGCCAACTGATCCACTTCGGACTGGATTTTCTGACGGTCATCGGAAGTGTTGGTATCGGAAGCCGATTGTACTGCCAGTTCTCTCATTCTTTGCAGAATGCTATGAGTCTGGTCCAAACCGCCTTCTGCCGTTTGCAGTAAGGAAATGCCGTCCTGTGCATTGGAAGAAGCCTGTTTCAAACCGCTGATCTGGCCTCTCATTTTTTCCGAGATAGCAAGACCTGCAGCGTCATCGGAAGCACCGTTGATGCGGTAACCGGTGGACAGTTTCTGCAAGGATTTGCTGGTTGCCTGGGTATTCTTGCCCAATGCGTTTAACGTATTGATAGCGGAAAGATTGTGATTGATAATCATGTTGATATTCCTCCCTGATTTTTTATACTTTGGGCATCCATGCCCAAACTTTTACTAAGCATTCTCTAGCCACCCCGGCCGGCTGTGTTAGAGAATGCATTGGTAACCCTATTATAATTATCGTAATACTTATCCAGGATATTAATAGGTAAAATGAAAAAATTTGTAGTTTCTTTGAAAAATTTGCCGGATACTGTTTATGTATTCCGATTCAGAAACGTACCGGTAACACTCACCATACCTTCATATGCATTAGAAATGTTTTCCCGTTTCCGCAAGCCATTAAAAACCATTTGAAATGACATCATCATAGCTTGATTGGCTTGCTGTATATTACACAACAAAGCTCGCCCCTCAGTGGAAACGTAAAAGGGATGGTCTTCTTTTGCTGCTTGTATTTCCTTTTGTATAGCCTCACGCTGATCCAATAGAGACAAAAACATATCCAGCTCATTTTTTTGCAGAAACTTCTTCATCTCTTCAGTTAAAAACAAGTAATCCTGCCATTTAACCTGCAGTGCAGCATCGTTCATTTTACTTGCCCACTGCTTTCGCCTGCCGCACCTGTTTGATAACCTCTACCCAGGTATCGCGAAATTCAGTTAACAATTTCTTGGCTTCTTCTAACTGTACTACATCTTTTTGTATATTCCCCTGAATTAGCCGGTAGAGAATATACTCCTCCAGCCGCAGCCAGTCATGGGAAATATCATATTGTGTATCGGTGGAAGACATCAATTCCTTTACGATATCCTGGGCCCGCATATTCTTCTTATGGGCCCGTTCCATATCCTTTTGTCCAATCGCCTGAATGCTCTCAGTAACAAACCGGATGGCGCCGTTGTACAACATCAAAGTCAGTTCTTCCGGTGATGCCGTCATAATTTGTTGCTGCTTGTATACATTAGCCATATTGGCTGCATTCATGCCTAAAGCCCCCTTACTTCCTATTCCTCAAAAGTTCCTTGTATTAGCTATTTCCTAACAAAGAAGATAAATAGCTAGTTTGTTGGCTCAATTTGCTCAGTGCTTCTTCCATAGCATTAAACTGGGAATAGTACTGATTCTCCTGAGCAACCAACTTTTTATTCAGCGTTGTCATATTCGTTGTTAATTCTTTATTTTGTTTCCCCAATACACTGGTGGTGTCATTCGTTAAAGTTGTTGCTGTACTAGCTCCAGCCTGATCAACAATTTTCGAGCTGGCATCCTTTAAAATATTACTCAACCGGACAGCAATCCCGTTCTCGTTGGTGTTTGTCCCGGTGGTTCCAAAGATTTTATACACCACATCAGGATCCTCTTCAAGGGCAGAGCGCAACGTATCTTCATCGACATACAGTTTCCCGTTCTCCGTCCAGTCCACCCCTGTGGCAATGCCAATACTGGCGGCACTGGTGTACTTGCCAGTCAGCCCAGAAACAGAAGCAGTAAACGCACTCCGCATGGATTCCGCCATCGGTTTAAGAATAGAGTCATTGTGCAGCAGACCGGTCTTGGCTTTTGTCGTCCAGGCCGAGATGTCCTCGTCGCTCATGGCCTTTTTCTGATCATCCGTTAACGGCTGATAGTCGGAATCATAATCCTCGCTAACTTTGGTATTGACCGAACTTAAGAGGGTATTATAGTCATCAATGAAGGTCTTAACACTGCTGATAATCTTGTCAACATCGTTGGCGATGCTCACAGTCGAGCTGCCGGTCCCTAACAAATTATAGGTAACATTGGCTACGGTAAACTTATTGGTAGACTGGGTGATCGCCACACCGTCAAGGACAGCCTGAGCGTCCTGCCCGCTCTGATTGACCAGCTTCAATGCATTCGTCATAAAGCTAAGGGCACCCGAATCGCTGCCGGATAAATCCAGTTGTTTATCACCGCTGTATGATTTGAGAGTAAACTTGCCATGTTCAAAGCTGGCAACAGCCATCTGTTTGCCGTCAGCACCGGTGAGAGAGTTAATCTGACTTAAGAAACTCTCCATCGTCGTGCTAGTTGCATCGATCGTCAGTGCCTTAGTAGTCGTACCATCAGAAACATTCAGTGTAAAGGTACTCGGCCAGCCTAATGTACTGCTCAACATAGCTTTTTGATTAAAACCCACTGTTTCACTGCTGACAACACCGGTTTCTGTAATCGGCGTCGAAGCGTCAACACTTCCCAGCTTCAACTGGTTCTGCAAGAAGCTGATGGCCGCTGGGTCGCTGCCGGCCAGGCTGACCGGCGTAGAAGTCAACGCCTTTATGGAAAAATTGCCATTGGCATCCAAACCGGCGCTTACCGCTTGATTGCCGGAGCTGTCCTTTATGTTATTGATCTGCGTCACAATATCATTGAGTGACGTCTTGGTCGTATCCACCTGAATATTGGCCACAGCTGTACCCACACTGACTTTTAAGGTAAAGCTGCCGGCCAGTCCGCTAAACTGTCCGGCCAACGCTGCCGTATCAGAAAACCCTACCGTTCCGGCGCTGCTGACTCCGGCATTGGTAATATTAGAGACTGCGCTTAGTTTCAGATTATTGGTAATAAAGTTCAATCCCTGCTGACTGCTGCCGCTAAAATCAATCGCCGCACTGGATCCTGTAGCATTGGTATACAGAAAAAACCGGTCCTGGGTAGCATCATAGGTGGCGGTAACTCCCGCGTCGGCCTTATTGATAGAGCTGACCAGGTCATTAATGCTCTGCGAGGAATTGACCGTAATCGACTTACCATTAATGGTAACGCCAAAGCTGCCGCTAACACCAAACTGCGAAGCCAGCGTGCTTTTACTGTTCCCTGTAGTGATTTTGGCCGTGCTGCTCTGGGTTACACCACTGGCCAGCTGCGTGACTTTGATGCTGTGGTTTACATTTACCGCATCCCCGGTCGCCGTAACCGATGCCACAGAACTGTTGCTGGAAGTCACCGACTTCGCCGCCAGAGTGCTTTTCATCTGAAAGTTAAACACTTTCTGATTCCGAAAGGTATCAATACTGGTCGCCAACGTATTATAGGCTTCCTTTTTCCAGCCCAAAATGGTTTGCTTCTGCCCCATTTTTGTATACGGCTGGCGGGCCGCCGTCATTAACTTTTCCACCATGGAATCGACATCGATCCCTGAACCGCTGAGACCGTAAGTACGTGTTACGCTACTGCTCGTTCCACTTACACTGCTTGACATAACTTGCACCTCCTTGTATAAAAAGCCGTTTGTTTAGGCTTTTTTATCCAGAAAAGCACCCACCAGATCGCGAATCTTGGCCAACGTATCTAATAATTCCTTGGGCGGCGCTTCCCTGAGTACTTTATTTGTTTTAAGATCTACTACCTGCACCATCAACTGATCGGTTTTCTGGTGCAGCACAAACCGCAGATCCGTATTGATGGACTGCATGAAGTCGTTAAGGCCATCAGTAATTTCTTCCACGTTTTTTTTACTCAACCGGTCCTTGTTCTCGTCCCTGTTTGCAGCCTGTTCATTATTTGCCGCATCAGAACTGCTCACGGCGGCGACTGCCCTGTCCAGTGTTTTTATCGTTGTAGTCACATCCTGCTGCATATTCACCATAGGCCGAACAGCCGTTGCTACAGCTGCCGCTGACGAATATCCCTTAACATCCATGATCGACATCTCCTCCCATTTAGCCCTTACTCACTCCGCATAACAGTTAGCCCTTTACCTGCATATCCTTAAGCACATCCATGATTTCAGTCTTAGCCGGCACGGCTGCCTGCTGATTTTCAAGGACGATGGAATCATAGATTTCACCCCGGTATATTTTCACATCCTTGGGAGCATCGACACCAATTCTGATATTGTCCCCCTTGATGTCTACAATGGTAATCACAATATTATCACCAATGACAATCCGTTCCCCCGCCTTGCGTGTGAGAGCCAGCATACTTATTCACTCTCCTTGCCGGGTTGCTTGGCAAATCCGTTCGGAAAGAGCCGATGGCGGGTAGTGTATTTGGTTTTTTCCAGCACCACCTGGATCGCCTTTCTGGCCTGACAGTTGATCACTACCGGCGCCAGCAGATTGGCCGTCATTTCCTCCGGACTGTCGGGAACGCTGACAATATTCATGATCTGCGGTGGATTCTCCTCACTGCAGCCCAGCTCCTGAACAAGCTCGTCCGGCAATTCAAATTCATAATCCTGAAAAAAAGGAAAAGGTTCCACAATAATAAAAGTCAAATCAGGTTCAGTTACTGATTGCAAAAATGTAAACGGATTATTCTCTTGGTGAGGAAGATAAGCAAACTCCCTTTCCTCCGCAAAACCGGGCAATCCATGCGGAAAGCGAAGGACTTGTTCCTCGGAAAGCTCCATATCACCTAACCGGGTAGAACGAACCAGCATATAACTACACCTCACGTAATTTCTGTTATACTTCCATATCAACGCTGCTATCGCTAACCTGCACATGCACCTGCGGGTACTGCAGCATTGTCAAATTCACACTGCCCCGTTCCAGTTCACTGTCGAAGGTGCCGTCAACAAACCGGATAGAAAGTTGCCCCGGCTCTACCTTGATCTTGGCTTCACGGGGAGTATACCGGATATCCGGTGAAGCAACCGGAGCCAAACCAAGATTCGATATCGGTGTTTTTATCGCTTCTTTAGCTAACTGCACCAACGGCTTCCCTTTATGTTCAATTTTATTCAGCATAATACCTTCCCGGGCAATCTTACCGATAAAATCCTGCAAAGCTCGCATGCCCTTTTGGGCATTTTCCCGGTCAAAATCCATAAAGTTTCTGTCGCCCCGTGAATAATTGCTGGGATACTGGTCAATCGACAGTTCACCCGGCGGCTGGCTGATGTCCAGTTTCACCGGCTCAGAGGAAATCCTGACTTGCACATCCGTAATTCTCATTTTCAAAAACGGATCCTGGATATCTAGCCGCGCCATGGCATTTTGCTGTAAAATTTTGAGTTGAAGCATATAAAATCAACTTCCTCTCTCCATGACACCTTGATTAACTTAGAAAATCCACCAGCGAAGGCGGCATAATCCGCCCACCTACCGCCAAAGCGGCGCGATATAAAGTTTGGCTGGTATTAAAGTCGGTAATAGCTTTGGCTATATCAATACTGCCGTTGCTGGCAATATCTGTCTGGATAACCGAACTTTGATTCGCCATCATGCTGGCAGCCATTTCATACATCGACATCCGCGTTCCCAGGCCGGTCTGTGCTTTAAGCTGCATATTGTGGTCGTCCAGCACATAGTTTGTCGCCACACCGGATAGCCATTTCACATCCGACTGGGTGTTCTGCGGCACCTGGAAGGAGTAAGTATTCCCAACAGCGTTATCCGTATCGGCAGTAATATTCAGTTGAATCCCGTTGGTTAATCCAACGACTGCCGGATTTCCTGCCGTCAGCGATGGCACAGCCGTCCAGGTTGTGCCCT encodes the following:
- a CDS encoding sugar phosphate nucleotidyltransferase, with the translated sequence MASKGAFMDAIILAGGKGTRLAPYSTVFPKPLVPLGNKPIIDIIIQQLDYYGFDRIIISLGYLGELIEAYYNATIKGRVRANIEFVRESEPLGTVGALSLVKNLTDPFIVINGDTLTTLNYKNLMEFHRVNQGLITVASNKKKVKIDSGVINLNSNMQIEKITEKPTMDYLVSIGVNVFQPEVLKYIPTGKRLDFPDLIQQLLQENQKIVGFVSEDYWLDLGTHADYGKAQEEFEVMKSKLLPGVYE
- a CDS encoding glycosyltransferase — encoded protein: MMSDEIKDMRAQIKNNIVQLIDKKEYGKADQLFNQYIAIVQDDCEIYGVQATSLLTRDMIDDAKRLIETGLFVDKNNFDLLYQLGYIYEMEKSQELSWQFYLKAKDAASNHMQKKLVEKVLRRLQPITEISIDKNAVNKRKIAFFVKTGMDSFLGNIVVGLSSDYEVKKVVVTNFKQIEIEMLEADICWFEWCDELIIFASKLLLAKERKIICRLHSYEAFTDLPQQVDWNTVNTLICDVAHIRDVVIKNIDIDQNKIVLIPVGVDTEQFVFRERKRGFNIAYIGYINYKKGPMLLIHFIHALVQKDPRYKLHICGEFQDQRYILYFQQMIREMKLENNISYTGRVKDVNEWLEDKDYILSTSLLEGQHLTVMEGMCKGIKPIIHNFVGAKQVYNEQYVWNTLDEAVKMVRTASYKSEEYRKYIVDNYSNSRQLERINGVLRSFEEEKKSRDFLISQPLVTVAITNYNYKQHLKRAIQSVLDQTYDNIEIMIIDDCSTDGSIELIQKYEQKYPNVRSIVHKKNSGSAVLSIQESIQQACGEFLLYLSADDYLANPKVINEFLQELSSNLELDYVFGNLQIVNEVEEPTGVWTYQQYNINEVVKNTFVRGGSGVLPVTAGLYRMSFYRKNNLSWYDDKENRVAGDTLNSLIYIKNGFKYKYLDKNMICYRHHAKNMTYDIRSRVKSIISVLEYIIANFSEEIYFDEIPWKELKGNSYRQATKLYLITVHYMNLFRYYNTNEFKPWDGSSISVSDEEIKSYTEPLALKVKEYLDASLKTDSRYLTEIQSMKMEIEKIFGK
- a CDS encoding NAD-dependent 4,6-dehydratase LegB, giving the protein MELAGKKVLVTGGEGFIGSHLVEDLVRNGAEVTALVQYNSFNNWGWIDAFDKDIKSQLKVVTGDIREYDCINKFIKGQQVVFHLAALIAIPYSYLSPMAYVRTNVEGTTNVLEACKENGIEKIVHTSTSETYGTALYVPINERHPLQGQSPYAASKIGADKMVESYYKSFNLPVATIRPFNTYGPRQSARAVIPTIISQILSGKKTLKLGKISPTRDFNYVKDTVAGFVEIAKSENTIGEVINVGSNREISIGDLVGKIIGLTACSVKVICDEERLRPEKSEVNRLWADNQKMMQLTNWCPQYSLDQGLRETIDWMQNNLSVYKSDQYNI
- a CDS encoding glycosyltransferase, with the translated sequence MKPRLSICMMVKNEEKNLERCLKSLQPMRDAFPSELIVVDTGSEDSTVEIAKRFTDQVYFHPWQNNFSEMRNITIKYSKSEWILIIDADEELHNYQPLIDFLKSPKRNQYATVAFTTKNIVNTEDPHAYSTMVGFRMFKNDKYFHFEGAIHNQAKFKGEALAMPEVYLLHYGYVATDKELMERKFLRTGAILKQELEKDPENIYYWTQLSVTYAMHNDYKEAIEYAEKAYSLLPEKRTPNYMFVLLHLILVYQHESLYEKVAEVCREALSIKDGYLDVYYYYAESQALLNNHNEAIAYYEKYLDLLIEREKQSEKDVTIIEYTLGCQQIVYSNLLRLYKERQDYQKAIDCVEKLTDVQLVKRNISDITYLYLAVHNYEGVRSHYDLWIAEEEKNGFLDQLMKQLNEIGEEQAKLGIAKAFQNIGQEYGLLCDLIIEDHEGYITEKTQQAASMITLDTLPVYCSGILYYLLKWHYPLEKSIKDYKEIWLTCALEYIDKQYDDLGEVLYRYLLKYTDSVSIQEYKLGKTIARCALLVDGLSEDQYRKTFERYLQDGIGYLRMIYNPPILDENMIYEVKNDEEVFLLYMHNAQKYSKQQREYVRYLRLALQAFPGMKRSVELLVKEIKNESSGKQQEFEGYKKQVKATINQLIESGKMSEAKDILNQYKSLVSDDLESVLLESKILLNWNNIKR